GAGGTGAGTGAGGTGAAGGCCACTGGGAGCGGTCCGCGCTGCTGTGCGGCGTCGCGGGCCATCCGGCCGAGGTCGGAGCCGACGTACGGGGCGAGGTCGGTCTTGTTGATGACGAGCAGGTCGGAGGTGGTGACGCCGGGGCCGCCCTTGCGCGGGATGTCGTCGCCGCCCGCCACGTCGATGACGAAGATCTGGGCGTCGACCAGGCCCTTGGAGAAGGTGGCGGTGAGGTTGTCGCCGCCGGATTCGACCAGGATCAGATCGAGCGGCCCGACGGTGTCCTCCAGGTCCTCGACGGCTTCGAGATTGGCGGAGATGTCGTCGCGGATCGCGGTGTGCGGGCAGGCGCCGGTCTCCACGGCCTGGATGCGCTCGGGCGGCAGGACGGCATGGCGCAGCAGGAAGGCGGCGTCCTCGCGGGTGTAGATGTCGTTGGTGACCACGGCGATGGAGAACTGGTCGCGCAGGGCCCGGCACAGGGCGGCGACGGTCGCGGTCTTGCCGGAGCCCACCGGTCCGCCGAGCCCTATGCGCAGGGCGCGGCGGGTGCCGTCGGGACGGGCGGCGTCGGCGCTCACGGCGGCGGGGCCGTGCGGGGTGTGGTCGAGGTGCATGGGGTGCGGCTCCTGGTTCTTGCGGTGCTACGAGGCGAACAGGCGGACCGGCCAGGCGGCGTGTGCCTCGGCGGTGATGTCGAGGAGCGGGGCGGAGGCGGCGGGCAGCGCGTCGATGGTTCCGTGCGCCGCGGCGGCGGCCTGTGCGGCGATCCGGTCGAGTTCGGGTGCGAGCCGGGCGAGGACGGCGGTGGCCTCGAAGGGGTCGAGGGAGAGCAGGCGGACGACGGCGGTGGCCGGTCCGCTGACGGTTTCGTAGGCGACGCAGTGCGCGGCGTCCTCGGGTCCGAGTCCCGCCGCGCGTGCGGTGAGGCCGAGCACGACGGGCTGGTGTGCGCCGCGCGGCCGGGCCAGGGCGAGCGCGGCCAGTTCGGGGCTGGGCCAGGTGGCGCGGGCCGCCCGCATCAGCTGCCGGCCGAGCTTGCGCGCGACGGTGCGCAGCGCGGGTGACGGGGTACGGGCGTCGGCGGCCTCGTCGAGCGCGAGCGGGTCGTGGCCGTGGGCGGCCGCCGCGGCGAGTGCGGCGGCCGTGAGCCCGGTGGTGTGCAGGCGGCCCCGGCAGAATTCGGCGAGGTCCGCCGCGTCGCGGATGCGTCCCTCCTTCACGGCCGGTTCGGCGCCGCCGGAGTGGGCGTGACCACCGGCGGGGAACCGGCCGTCGGCGAGGACGAGAAGTGCTGCGCGGCTCATCGCATGGTCCGCATCAGAAGAGGAAGTAGCGCTGGGCCATGGGCAGTTCGGCGGCCGGTGCGGGTTCGACCGGTTCTCCGTCGATCGTCACGGCGAAGCT
This sequence is a window from Streptomyces sp. NBC_01217. Protein-coding genes within it:
- a CDS encoding urease accessory protein UreF, with product MSRAALLVLADGRFPAGGHAHSGGAEPAVKEGRIRDAADLAEFCRGRLHTTGLTAAALAAAAAHGHDPLALDEAADARTPSPALRTVARKLGRQLMRAARATWPSPELAALALARPRGAHQPVVLGLTARAAGLGPEDAAHCVAYETVSGPATAVVRLLSLDPFEATAVLARLAPELDRIAAQAAAAAHGTIDALPAASAPLLDITAEAHAAWPVRLFAS
- the ureG gene encoding urease accessory protein UreG, which gives rise to MHLDHTPHGPAAVSADAARPDGTRRALRIGLGGPVGSGKTATVAALCRALRDQFSIAVVTNDIYTREDAAFLLRHAVLPPERIQAVETGACPHTAIRDDISANLEAVEDLEDTVGPLDLILVESGGDNLTATFSKGLVDAQIFVIDVAGGDDIPRKGGPGVTTSDLLVINKTDLAPYVGSDLGRMARDAAQQRGPLPVAFTSLTSEEGVGPVAEWVRARLADWTA